The genomic stretch GGACATGCTTTTTTTTTGTTTATTAAGTAGTTTACCTTTAATAAAGCTTCACACGATAATGGCAAACCTATCGAAAGGTAGGGACGCAAAGCTAAAGGGCCTTCTGAAGATGGCAGCCAGCTACCGAAGGGAGAGTTTTGAATGCGTAAACTAATGGTGTTAATTGCAGCATTTGTCCTCTTTGCATCGATTAATGTTACCACTGCAGAGGCAAGCGGAAATAGTACTGATAACTGGCTAAATAAGGACAAGCTTAGCGCTGGGATTGTTTCAGTAGAATATGCAGCGAATACAAAAGTAACAACGAAGCTGCTCATTGCTAAAGGCAAATCGAATTATACCTATAACATTACAGCGGGCAAGAAAAGTGAAAGCTTTCCATTGCAGCTTGGAAATGGTGAATATACAATATCGCTGCTCGAGAATACCACAGGTAATAAATATAAACAGCTAAAGAAAGAAACCGTAGTTTTGAACTTGAAGGATAGTAATGTTCTGTATCTGAACTCGATTCAAAATATTGATTGGACAAGCACAAGCAGCGCAGTCATTAAAGCTAAAGAATTAACGAAGAACAAAAAAACCGATGCAGATAAAGTGAAAGCTATCTACGACTACATCATAACTAACATTAAATATGATAATAAATTGGCTGAGAGCTTATCGGTCGATTACCTACCCAACATCGATCGTACGTTTAAAGCACAAAAAGACATTTGCTACGGATATGCATCATTGTTTGCTGGCATGCTCCGAAGTGTGGGAATCCCGACTAAGCTATTGATGGGCGATTCGAGCTATGTAGATGTTTATCATGCTTGGAATCAGGTTTATCTCGATGGCAAATGGGTTACTATCGATACGACTGTAGATGCTGGATACAAGAACAGCAATAAGAAGATGGATCTAATCAAGGATGCATCGAAGTATACGATCGCTAAGGAATATTAATACACACAAAGAAACGGGCTTGCGTTCATACGCAGGCCCGTTTCTTTGTGTACCGACAGGCAGCAGGATGTGCGATGTAAGGATGGAATGCTGAAGTACACGATGATGTGATATTGAGGGTATTATTGGGATGAAACATGTTGTATTCATTATTTTTAAATGTTTTATAAAAAAGACTTGCATTCACATAGGCACTCGTGATATATTATTTCTTGTCGCTGCGAGACATTAGCGGATGACACGAAAGAGAACATTGTTCTTTGAAAACTGAACAACGAGTAATAACTGCCTCGCAAATCCCTCGGGATAAGCGAAAAAGCGATAAAAAAGTAATGAGCATTTCAAACACCAAAATGGAGAGTTTGATCCTGGCTCAGGACGAACGCTGGCGGCGTGCCTAATACATGCAAGTCGAGCGGAGTTGATGAGATGCTTGCATCTCTGATACTTAGCGGCGGACGGGTGAGTAACACGTGGGTAACCTGCCTTTAAGACTGGGATAACATTCGGAAACGAATGCTAATACCGGATACGCGGCTTGATCGCATGATCGAGCCGGGAAAGATGGAGCAATCTATCACTTAAAGATGGACCCGCGGCGCATTAGCTAGTTGGTGAGGTAACGGCTCACCAAGGCGACGATGCGTAGCCGACCTGAGAGGGTGATCGGCCACACTGGGACTGAGACACGGCCCAGACTCCTACGGGAGGCAGCAGTAGGGAATCTTCCGCAATGGACGAAAGTCTGACGGAGCAACGCCGCGTGAGTGATGAAGGTTTTCGGATCGTAAAGCTCTGTTGCCAGGGAAGAACGCTTGGGATAGTAACTGCTCCCAAGGTGACGGTACCTGAGAAGAAAGCCCCGGCTAACTACGTGCCAGCAGCCGCGGTAATACGTAGGGGGCAAGCGTTGTCCGGAATTATTGGGCGTAAAGCGCGCGCAGGCGGCCTTGTAAGTCTGTTGTTTAAACTTGGGGCTCAACCCCAAGTCGCAATGGAAACTGCAAAGCTTGAGTACAGAAGAGGAAAGTGGAATTCCACGTGTAGCGGTGAAATGCGTAGAGATGTGGAGGAACACCAGTGGCGAAGGCGACTTTCTGGGCTGTAACTGACGCTGAGGCGCGAAAGCGTGGGGAGCAAACAGGATTAGATACCCTGGTAGTCCACGCCGTAAACGATGAATGCTAGGTGTTAGGGGTTTCAATACCCTTGGTGCCGAAGTTAACACATTAAGCATTCCGCCTGGGGAGTACGGTCGCAAGACTGAAACTCAAAGGAATTGACGGGGACCCGCACAAGCAGTGGAGTATGTGGTTTAATTCGAAGCAACGCGAAGAACCTTACCAGGTCTTGACATCCCTCTGATCGCTCTAGAGATAGGGCTTTCCTTCGGGACAGAGGAGACAGGTGGTGCATGGTTGTCGTCAGCTCGTGTCGTGAGATGTTGGGTTAAGTCCCGCAACGAGCGCAACCCTTGATCTTAGTTGCCAGCACTTTGGGTGGGCACTCTAGGATGACTGCCGGTGACAAACCGGAGGAAGGTGGGGATGACGTCAAATCATCATGCCCCTTATGACCTGGGCTACACACGTACTACAATGGCCGATACAACGGGAAGCGAAACCGCGAGGTGGAGCCAATCCTATCAAAGTCGGTCTCAGTTCGGATTGCAGGCTGCAACTCGCCTGCATGAAGTCGGAATTGCTAGTAATCGCGGATCAGCATGCCGCGGTGAATACGTTCCCGGGTCTTGTACACACCGCCCGTCACACCACGAGAGTTTACAACACCCGAAGCCGGTGGGGTAACCCGCAAGGGAGCTAGCCGTCGAAGGTGGGGTAGATGATTGGGGTGAAGTCGTAACAAGGTAGCCGTATCGGAAGGTGCGGCTGGATCACCTCCTTTCTAAGGAAATACCCGAACCCGATGAGGTTCGGATAAACTTGGCAGTTTATCGCTTACTCGTTGTCAGTTTTGAAAGATTAATCCTCTTTCAAAATGGAAGTCAAGACAAGTGAATACCCAAGGGCCTTTAGCTCAGCTGGTTAGAGCGCACCCCTGATAAGGGTGAGGTCGGTGGTTCGAGTCCACTAAGGCCCACCATTATCGACTCTGAGAAGTCGGTACCCGAATTTGGGGCCATAGCTCAGCTGGGAGAGCGCCTGCCTTGCAAGCAGGAGGTCAGCGGTTCGATCCCGCTTGGCTCCACCAATCAAATTTTTGTATTGTCTTTGCTGAAGATTAACTCCGAAGCAGATTCAGCGCAAAACAATTGCACCTTGAAAACTGGATAACGAAAGAAAAGAATTGCTGAAACATCCTTTAAGCTGTTTTTATTGTAAGCGAAAGGTGTTCGAGATTGTTCCGACTTCTTTTCGTTTTGTTTCAACCAATTTGATGTCTTAGGAGATCAGAGAAACAAAAGGAAAACGGCGGGCAAGCCGAATCACCTGAGCATATGGTTAAGCTAGTAAGAGCGCACGGAGGATGCCTAGGCACCAGGAGCCGAAGAAGGACGTGGCGAACAACGATACCGCCCCGGGGAGCCGTAAGCAGGCATTGATCCGAGGATTTCCGAATGGGGAAACCCAGCTGCCGTAATGGGCAGTTACTCTCAACTGAATACATAGGTTGGGTAGAGGCATACCAGGGGAACTGAAACATCTAAGTACCCTGAGGAAGAGAAAACAATAGTGATTCCGTCAGTAGCGGCGAGCGAACGCGGATTAGCCCAAACCAAGGAGCTTGCTCCTTGGGGTTGTAGGACGTCTCACATGGAGTTACAAAGGTGTTTGGTAGGCGAAGAGGTCTGGAAAGGCCCGCCAGAGCAGGTAAAAGCCCTGTAACCGAAAGCAAGCACTCTCCGAGACGGATCCTGAGTACGGCGGGACACGAGAAACCCCGTCGGAATCCGGCAGGACCATCTGCCAAGGCTAAATACTCCCTGGTGACCGATAGTGAAGCAGTACCGTGAGGGAAAGGTGAAAAGCACCGCGGAAGCGGAGTGAAAAAGAACCTGAAACCGTGCGCTTACAAAAAGTCAGAGCCCGTTAAATGGGTGATGGCGTGCCTTTTGTAGAATGAACCGGCGAGTTACGATCACGTGCAAGGTTAAGTCGGGAAGACGGAGCCGTAGCGAAAGCGAGTCTGAATAGGGCGAATAAGTACGTGGTCGTAGACCCGAAACCGTGTGATCTACCCCTGTCCAGGGTGAAGGTGCGGTAACACGCACTGGAGGCCCGAACCCACGCACGTTGAAAAGTGCGGGGATGAGGTGGGGGTAGCGGAGAAATTCCAATCGAACTCGGAGATAGCTGGTTCTCCCCGAAATAGCTTTAGGGCTAGCCTCGAGGAATGAGCGTCGTGGAGGTAGAGCACTGATTGGGTGCGGGGCCCGCCAAGGGTTACCAAGTCCAGTCAAACTCCGAATGCCATAGACGTGCTACTCGGGAGTCAGACAGTGAGTGCTAAGATCCATTGTCAAGAGGGAAACAGCCCAGATCATCAGCTAAGGTCCCCAAGTGTGTGTTAAGTGGGAAAGGATGTGGAGTTGCAAAGACAACCAGGATGTTGGCTTAGAAGCAGCCATCATTTAAAGAGTGCGTAATAGCTCACTGGTCGAGTGACTCTGCGCCGAAAATGTAACGGGGCTAAACACACCACCGAAGCTATGACATGTACCTTAGGGTACTTGGGTAGGGGAGCGTTGAATACGGATTGAAGTTGGACCGTGAGGACTGGTGGACTGTATTCAAGTGAGAATGCCGGTATGAGTAACGAAAAGACAAGTGAGAATCTTGTCCGCCGAAAGCCTAAGGGTTCCTGAGGAAGGCTCGTCCTCTCAGGGTAAGTCGGGACCTAACGCGAGGCCGAAAGGCGTAGTGGATGGACAACAGGTTGAAATTCCTGTACCACCGAAGATTGTTTGAGCAATGGGGTGACACAGAAGGGCAGTGACGCGGACTGATGGAATAGTCCGTCTAAGCAGTGAGGCTAGTGTGTAGGCAAATCCGCACACTATAAGGCTGGGCTGTGATGGGGAGCGAAAATTACAGTAGCGAAGGTCATGTACTCCGGCTGTCAAGAAAAGCCTCTAGTGAGATCTAGGTGCCCGTACCGCAAACCGACACAGGTAGGCGAGCAGAGTATGCTAAGGCGCGCGGAAGAACTCTCGTTAAGGAACTCGGCAAAATGACCTCGTAACTTCGGGAGAAGAGGTGCCTCGGTAGGGTGAATAGCCCGAGGGGGCCGCAGTGAAAAGGCCCAAGCGACTGTTTAGCAAAAACACAGGTCTGTGCGAAGCCGTAAGGCGAAGTATACGGGCTGACGCCTGCCCGGTGCTGGAAGGTTAAGGGGAGCGGTTAGGGGTAACCCGAAGCTGTGAACCGAAGCCCCAGTAAACGGCGGCCGTAACTATAACGGTCCTAAGGTAGCGAAATTCCTTGTCAGGTAAATTCTGACCCGCACGAATGGCGTAACGACTTGGGCGCTGTCTCAACGAGAGATCCGGTGAAATTTTAATACCTGTGAAGATGCAGGTTACCCGCGACAAGACGGAAAGACCCCATGGAGCTTTACTGTAACTTGATATTGAACTTTGGTACGATCTGTACAGGATAGGTGGGAGCCTACGAAGCATGAGCGCCAGCTTGTGTGGAGGCACCGTTGGGATACCACCCTGATCGTATCGGAGTTCTAACCTAGAACCGTGAAACCGGTTCGGGGACCGTGTCAGGTGGACAGTTTGACTGGGGCGGTCGCCTCCTAAAATGTAACGGAGGCGCCCAAAGGTTCCCTCAGAATGGTTGGAAATCATTCGCAGAGTGCAAAGGCATAAGGGAGCTTGACTGCGAGACCTACAAGTCGAGCAGGGACGAAAGTCGGGCTTAGTGATCCGGTGGTACCGAATGGAAGGGCCATCGCTCAACGGATAAAAGCTACCCTGGGGATAACAGGCTTATCTCCCCCAAGAGTCCACATCGACGGGGAGGTTTGGCACCTCGATGTCGGCTCATCGCATCCTGGGGCTGAAGTAGGTCCCAAGGGTTGGGCTGTTCGCCCATTAAAGCGGTACGCGAGCTGGGTTCAGAACGTCGTGAGACAGTTCGGTCCCTATCTGTCGCGGGCGCAGGAAATTTGAGAGGAGCTGTCCTTAGTACGAGAGGACCGGGATGGACGTACCGCTGGTGTACCAGTTGTTCCGCCAGGAGCACCGCTGGGTAGCCAAGTACGGACGGGATAAGCGCTGAAAGCATCTAAGCGCGAAGCCCCCCTCAAGATGAGATTTCCCAGTATGTAAGACCCCTTGAAGACGACGAGGTTGATAGGTTCGGGGTGGAAGCACAGCAATGTGTGTAGCTGACGAATACTAATCGGTCGAGGGCTTATCCTAAACACGTTTACTGTGACCCATACATCCGGTAGACAGCAGCATAATAGGTTTCAGCAAACCTAACTTTCGTATCCAGTTTTCAGCGTGCAACACGCTACGTTTGGTGGCGATGGCGGAGGGGAACCACGCGTTCCCATACCGAACACGACCGTTAAGCCCTCCAGCGCCAATGGTACTTAGACCGCAGGGTCTTGGGAGAGTAGGACGTCGCCAAGCACGAGAGACCTATCGCATGTGATGCGATAGGTTTTTTTGTGTTTTTTCGATATGATATGATTATGAAATATAAGGAGGCTTCTAAATGAAAAAAGCTATAGGTATTGAGCATATGGGTGTCGAACATTTTGATGAAAGCATGGCATTATCGCAGTTTGCTTTTCAATTTGAATTATCTCCTGAACGACTTGAACGAACCAGAGAGCAGTTTGCACAGGAGCCTGCTGTGAGATATGCTGTCTATAGTGATCAACAGCTGGCTGCACAAGCTACAGTGCTGGAGCTGCAAACCTATATCGGTGGCAAGCCATTTGCGATGGGTGGACTTGCTGGGGTCGCTACATGGCCAGAATATAGAAGGCAGGGCTTTGTTGCGCAGATGCTTATTCAAGCATTGAAGGAGATGCGTGCGAAAGGCCAAACGATTTCTTTTCTACATCCCTTTGCATTCGGATTTTATCGAAAGTTTGGATGGGAGACGTATACGGAACATAAAGCTTACACCATAAAACTAGAGCATCTTCCTGCACGTACGTTGTCTGAGGGCCGTATAGAGCGGTATACCGGAGGCTACGAGGTGTTGAATGACATCTATCAGGTTTATGCCTCCAGATACAATGGATCTCTGGTACGAACGGAGCTATGGTGGGAATATCGAATTAAAGCAAGGAAGCCAGGCCAAATTGCTCTATATTATGATAAGCTCGGAGAGGCTCGTGGTTATTTAATATACGAAGTGACAAATAGACGCTTTAACGTACATGAGTTTATTTATTTAGATGAGTATGCAAGAGAGGCGCTATGGACCTTTATTGCTCAGCATGATTCCATGTTAGAGGAAGTAACGATGACGGTGCCGTCCGATGACCTACTTCCATATCAGCTGCCAAATCCAAGAATCAAGCAAGAAGTAATCCCTTATTTTATGGCGCGTATCGTTGATGCTGAGGCATTCATTGAACAGTATGATTTTACAGCAGCTGATGTAGCAGACAATATTGCAATTGAGCTTTCCGATGAGCATGCTTCGTGGAATAAAGGGTACTATATCCTAAGTATAGATCTATCTGGAAAGGCCTTATTACGTAGAATAAAGGAAAATGTAGAGGAACTTGATGTAATAAAAATGGATATCGGGTCACTTACAGCGATGCTGATGGGCTATCTGCGACCGATACAATTAGCGCAAATTGCACGTATTCAAGGTGATATGGTATGTATTAAACGCTTACAAGATCGTATTCCCGAACGAACAACGTATTTGCCTGACTTTTTCTAAAGAAATAGCATTCTTTGAATCTGTAAAATAGAGCTGAAAGCAGATGCATCATCGCGATCTCTCAGTCTTGACAGCCTATAACCCCTCTGATAATATTGCAATAATATATGTGAGACGTACTTAAAATTAAGGGAGGAACATACTCGTGTGGGAAACGAAATTCGCCAAAGAAGGGCTAACGTTTGACGACGTCCTGCTTATTCCGCGTAAATCAGAAGTGCTACCTAGGGAAGTTGACATCTCGATTCGATTAAGCGAGAAAATTAAGCTAAATATTCCACTTATTAGCGCAGGCATGGACACCGTTACAGAATCCGCATTGGCGATTGCAATAGCGCGTGAAGGTGGTATTGGCATTATTCACAAGAATATGTCGATTACACAGCAAGCGGAGGAAGTAGACCGTGTAAAACGTTCGGAGAGCGGTGTTATTACTAATCCTTTTTCGCTTACACCTGATCATCATGTTTATGACGCAGAAGAGCTTATGGGCAAATATCGTATCTCCGGTGTACCGATTGTTGATCAAGACAAGAAGCTTGTCGGTATTTTAACAAACCGCGACTTGCGTTTCGTACATGATTATTCCATTAAGATTCATGATGTTATGACTCGTGAAAATCTTGTAACGGCGCCTGTCGGCACAACGCTGTTAGAGGCTGAAGTGCTGCTTCAAAAGCATAAAATTGAGAAGCTGCCACTCATTGATGAGTCCAATACACTTAAAGGTCTTATAACTATTAAAGATATTGAGAAAGCTATTCAATTCCCTAACGCAGCGAAGGATACTCACGGACGTCTGCTTTGCGGAGCAGCGGTTGGTATTTCTAAGGATACGGCTGATCGTGCAGAAGCTTTGGTGCAATCGGGTATTGATGTTCTAGTGGTGGATTCGGCACATGGTCACCACATTAACATTCTTAACACGGTTCGCAAGCTGCGCGCTGCTTATCCAGACCTAACTATTATTGCAGGCAATGTCGCTACAGGGGAAGCTACACGCGATCTTATTGAGGCGGGTGCATCGGTTGTTAAAGTAGGAATCGGACCTGGATCGATCTGTACGACTCGTGTTATTGCGGGTATCGGTGTTCCACAAATTACTGCGATATACGATTGTGCCAGCGTTGCGCGGGAATACAATATTCCGGTTATTGCTGACGGCGGCATTAAGTACTCCGGTGATATTACGAAAGCAATTGCATCTGGAGCAAGCGCGATTATGATCGGAAGCTTGTTTGCAGGTACAGCCGAAAGCCCTGGTGAAACAGAGATTTTCCAAGGCCGCAGCTTTAAAGTGTACCGCGGCATGGGTTCACTTGGTGCGATGAAGGAAGGAAGCAAGGATCGTTACTTCCAAGAAAATGAGAACAAGCTCGTTCCTGAAGGCATTGAGGGCCGTGTTCCTTACAAAGGGCCTCTTGCTGATACCGTTCATCAACTGCTGGGCGGCTTGCGCTCAGGTATGGGGTATTGCGGTACTTCCTCTCTGGATGAGCTTAAGAACGATACACAATTTGTTCGGATTACGGGATCGGGTCTTCGTGAGAGCCATCCGCACGATGTGCAAATCACGAAAGAAGCTCCTAACTACTCTCTATAATGATCATTTTAGAATAGTATGACAGCTAGGCAAGGAAAGGCGAGGAACTCGCTAATCCTTGTCTTTTTTTAATATAGGAAAGTATAAGTTTCACCTTATATGAGCGATTACTCATCTCTCTATCTCCTCTAAGAGGTTTAATTGTTAGCCTTTGATATGTTACAATTAACAACGGACAAACCAAGTGGGAAAAGGGGAGACGACGTTGAAGGAAATGATAAGGCCGGTTCGTTTAAAGACGGTCATCGCTGCAAGCATAGCGGTATGGATGGTCATGCTGTCGCTTGGTTCTGCGGTAGTTATGGCGGATGGATATCAAGGCAGACCCAGTACTGAAAACTCTTTAGGCTTACAGGTGAAAGCAGCCATTTTAATTGATGCGGATTCCGGTCAAGTATTGTATGAGGTAAATTCAGAAGAACCACTTCCTGCAGCAAGTATGACCAAACTAATGACGGAATATATCGTTCTTGAAGAAATATCTAATGGACGTCTAAACTGGGATGAAGTTGTTACGACTAGTGCGGAAGCAGCCTCTACGCCAGCGGATGGATCATCCGTGTTTCTAGCTCAAGGCGATCAACATACGGTTTTGGATTTGTATAGAGCAATGGCGGTAGGTTCTGCTAATGATGCAACCATTGCTCTCGCTTCGAAAATTTCAGGCAGTGAGCAAGGCTTTGTTACTAAAATGAATGAAGTAGCCGATCAGCTTGGGTTGGAAACAGCGATTTTCACAAGTGCTACCGGATTATCGGAGACGACCGTGATATCGACAGCTGAAATGGCTAAGCTTGCACAAATTATTTTGAACCAGCATCCAGAGTTTCTCGAGTACTCCAAGCTGCAGGAATACAAATTTCGCGAGCGTGACAAAACAGCAATCGTCAA from Paenibacillus sp. FSL H8-0548 encodes the following:
- a CDS encoding transglutaminase-like domain-containing protein — encoded protein: MRKLMVLIAAFVLFASINVTTAEASGNSTDNWLNKDKLSAGIVSVEYAANTKVTTKLLIAKGKSNYTYNITAGKKSESFPLQLGNGEYTISLLENTTGNKYKQLKKETVVLNLKDSNVLYLNSIQNIDWTSTSSAVIKAKELTKNKKTDADKVKAIYDYIITNIKYDNKLAESLSVDYLPNIDRTFKAQKDICYGYASLFAGMLRSVGIPTKLLMGDSSYVDVYHAWNQVYLDGKWVTIDTTVDAGYKNSNKKMDLIKDASKYTIAKEY
- a CDS encoding GNAT family N-acetyltransferase translates to MKKAIGIEHMGVEHFDESMALSQFAFQFELSPERLERTREQFAQEPAVRYAVYSDQQLAAQATVLELQTYIGGKPFAMGGLAGVATWPEYRRQGFVAQMLIQALKEMRAKGQTISFLHPFAFGFYRKFGWETYTEHKAYTIKLEHLPARTLSEGRIERYTGGYEVLNDIYQVYASRYNGSLVRTELWWEYRIKARKPGQIALYYDKLGEARGYLIYEVTNRRFNVHEFIYLDEYAREALWTFIAQHDSMLEEVTMTVPSDDLLPYQLPNPRIKQEVIPYFMARIVDAEAFIEQYDFTAADVADNIAIELSDEHASWNKGYYILSIDLSGKALLRRIKENVEELDVIKMDIGSLTAMLMGYLRPIQLAQIARIQGDMVCIKRLQDRIPERTTYLPDFF
- the guaB gene encoding IMP dehydrogenase gives rise to the protein MWETKFAKEGLTFDDVLLIPRKSEVLPREVDISIRLSEKIKLNIPLISAGMDTVTESALAIAIAREGGIGIIHKNMSITQQAEEVDRVKRSESGVITNPFSLTPDHHVYDAEELMGKYRISGVPIVDQDKKLVGILTNRDLRFVHDYSIKIHDVMTRENLVTAPVGTTLLEAEVLLQKHKIEKLPLIDESNTLKGLITIKDIEKAIQFPNAAKDTHGRLLCGAAVGISKDTADRAEALVQSGIDVLVVDSAHGHHINILNTVRKLRAAYPDLTIIAGNVATGEATRDLIEAGASVVKVGIGPGSICTTRVIAGIGVPQITAIYDCASVAREYNIPVIADGGIKYSGDITKAIASGASAIMIGSLFAGTAESPGETEIFQGRSFKVYRGMGSLGAMKEGSKDRYFQENENKLVPEGIEGRVPYKGPLADTVHQLLGGLRSGMGYCGTSSLDELKNDTQFVRITGSGLRESHPHDVQITKEAPNYSL
- a CDS encoding D-alanyl-D-alanine carboxypeptidase family protein is translated as MIRPVRLKTVIAASIAVWMVMLSLGSAVVMADGYQGRPSTENSLGLQVKAAILIDADSGQVLYEVNSEEPLPAASMTKLMTEYIVLEEISNGRLNWDEVVTTSAEAASTPADGSSVFLAQGDQHTVLDLYRAMAVGSANDATIALASKISGSEQGFVTKMNEVADQLGLETAIFTSATGLSETTVISTAEMAKLAQIILNQHPEFLEYSKLQEYKFRERDKTAIVNINWMLGTNVNQSGLKHLAYEGVDGMKTGFINSAGYNFTGTVKRGEQRFISVVMDTATKSARFNETAKMYDYGFSTFEKKTVLAPKSVVETMQSVKIKKGKKKSLAVVTDKDITFMVKKGVEPKIEVQSTDIKPDSELIAPIAAGTVVGTVTYKYTDADTAQELTRTVNLITNEDGEKGGWFRLMFRGIGDFFAGLFNGIVNLF